Proteins encoded in a region of the Fusobacterium sp. IOR10 genome:
- a CDS encoding Asp23/Gls24 family envelope stress response protein has translation MSNLGNIKIADDVVRTIAAKAAEDVDGVYKLAGGVAGEVSKMLGKKRTTTGVKVEVGEKECSIDAYIIIKYGYHISDVAKNVQEAVLKAVSELTALAVVEVNVFIQDIKIEEIVEIPEENA, from the coding sequence ATGAGCAACTTAGGAAATATAAAAATAGCAGATGATGTGGTTAGAACTATTGCAGCTAAAGCTGCTGAGGATGTTGATGGAGTTTACAAATTAGCAGGAGGAGTAGCTGGAGAAGTTAGCAAAATGTTAGGTAAGAAAAGAACAACAACAGGAGTAAAAGTTGAAGTTGGAGAAAAAGAATGTAGCATAGATGCTTATATAATAATAAAATATGGATATCATATTTCTGATGTTGCTAAAAATGTTCAAGAGGCAGTATTAAAAGCTGTATCTGAATTAACAGCTTTAGCAGTAGTTGAAGTGAATGTATTTATTCAAGATATAAAGATAGAAGAAATTGTTGAGATTCCAGAAGAAAATGCATAA
- the accC gene encoding acetyl-CoA carboxylase biotin carboxylase subunit: MKLKKILIANRGEIAIRIIRAAKELDIKTVAVYSEADKDSLHVQMADEAVCIGGASATESYLKIPNIIAAAEITEADAIHPGYGFLAENARFAKICRIHNLIYIGPNHECIKNMGDKATAREKAIENNVPVTNGTGIIKNVEVAKKEIAERIGYPVMIKATAGGGGKGMRIARNDKELEKNMVAAQNEAEAAFNNPDVFVEKYVENPKHVEIQIIGDKHGNVIHLGERNCSIQRKNQKLIEESPSFRLPEKIRQEMGEAAVRLAKAINYDSAGTFEFLLDENNNFYFMEMNTRIQVEHTVTEAVTGLDIIKLQIVLAEGDILKMSQEDIVPYGHAIECRINAEDTEHGFLPCPGKITKYIVPGGIGIRIDSHTYQGYEISPYYDSMIGKVIAFGMDREEAIARMKRALNEFIIEGVETTIPFHLKVLENENYKKGNVTTAFIEKEFGL; the protein is encoded by the coding sequence GTGAAATTGAAGAAAATACTTATTGCAAATAGAGGAGAAATAGCTATTAGAATAATAAGAGCAGCCAAAGAGTTGGATATAAAAACTGTTGCAGTTTATTCAGAGGCAGATAAAGATAGTTTACATGTTCAAATGGCAGACGAAGCTGTGTGTATAGGAGGAGCTTCAGCAACAGAGTCATATTTGAAAATTCCCAATATAATTGCAGCAGCTGAAATAACAGAAGCAGATGCTATCCATCCAGGTTATGGATTTTTAGCTGAAAATGCAAGATTTGCTAAAATTTGTAGAATACACAATTTAATTTATATAGGTCCAAATCATGAATGTATAAAAAATATGGGAGATAAAGCAACAGCTAGAGAAAAGGCTATTGAAAATAATGTTCCTGTTACAAATGGAACTGGAATAATAAAAAATGTAGAAGTAGCTAAAAAAGAAATAGCAGAAAGAATAGGATATCCAGTTATGATTAAAGCCACTGCTGGTGGTGGTGGAAAAGGTATGAGAATAGCTAGAAACGATAAAGAATTGGAAAAAAATATGGTTGCAGCTCAAAATGAGGCAGAGGCAGCTTTTAATAATCCAGATGTTTTTGTTGAAAAATATGTTGAAAATCCAAAACATGTGGAGATTCAAATTATAGGGGATAAACATGGGAATGTTATACATCTAGGAGAAAGAAATTGTTCTATTCAAAGAAAAAATCAAAAACTTATAGAAGAATCTCCATCATTTAGACTACCAGAAAAAATAAGACAAGAAATGGGAGAAGCAGCAGTAAGATTAGCTAAGGCAATTAATTATGATTCTGCAGGAACTTTTGAATTTTTATTAGATGAGAACAATAATTTTTATTTTATGGAAATGAACACAAGAATTCAAGTTGAACATACAGTAACTGAAGCAGTAACTGGTTTAGATATAATTAAATTACAAATTGTATTAGCTGAAGGGGATATTTTAAAAATGTCACAAGAGGATATTGTTCCTTATGGACATGCTATTGAGTGCAGAATTAATGCAGAAGATACAGAGCACGGATTTTTACCATGCCCTGGAAAAATAACTAAATATATAGTTCCAGGTGGAATTGGAATAAGAATAGACTCACATACATATCAAGGATATGAGATATCTCCATATTATGATTCAATGATAGGTAAGGTTATAGCCTTTGGAATGGATAGAGAGGAAGCTATAGCTAGAATGAAGAGAGCTTTAAATGAATTTATAATAGAAGGTGTGGAAACAACAATACCTTTTCATCTAAAAGTTCTAGAAAATGAAAATTATAAAAAAGGAAATGTAACAACTGCTTTCATTGAAAAGGAATTTGGGTTATAA
- a CDS encoding biotin/lipoyl-containing protein yields the protein MEKEEIMIDELIKILAEKNLSEINYESKELKIKMKKDLVQNLEEDIVLEEIKEEEEVFTYVKSTNIGRFYFFDKSGSSLLNIGDEIKVGQTIGYISTVGIKTPVKSDKNGVLEEILLKNGDTTDYGKSLIKIK from the coding sequence GTGGAAAAAGAAGAAATAATGATAGATGAGCTAATAAAAATATTAGCAGAAAAGAATTTATCTGAAATAAATTATGAGTCCAAAGAATTAAAGATAAAAATGAAAAAAGATTTAGTCCAAAATTTAGAAGAGGACATAGTGTTAGAAGAAATCAAAGAAGAAGAGGAAGTTTTTACTTATGTTAAATCTACTAATATTGGGAGATTTTATTTTTTTGATAAAAGTGGTTCTTCTTTGTTAAATATAGGAGATGAAATTAAAGTAGGTCAAACTATAGGTTATATATCAACAGTTGGGATAAAGACTCCTGTAAAATCTGACAAAAATGGTGTATTAGAAGAAATTTTATTGAAAAATGGTGATACAACTGACTACGGGAAATCATTAATTAAAATAAAATAG